One genomic region from Curtobacterium sp. 9128 encodes:
- the rpsB gene encoding 30S ribosomal protein S2 — translation MAVVTIRQLLDSGVHFGHQTRRWNPKVKRFILAERSGIHIIDLQQSLAYIDRAYDFVKETVSHGGTILFVGTKKQAQGSIAEQATRVGQPYVNQRWLGGLLTNFQTVSKRLARMKELEEIDFDDTTKGFTKKELLIKKRELDKLHKTLGGIRNLTRTPSALWIVDTKKEHLAVDEAQKLGIPVIGILDTNCDPDEIAYPIPGNDDAIRSVGLLTRIIADAAAEGLKTRHNGGSDDEAAEPLAEWEQELLGGESAAPAAAAAETPVEENDADAQVAAKEIGEPIADEAKNAEPTAEAEAAAETTPAE, via the coding sequence GTCACCATCCGCCAGCTGCTCGACAGCGGCGTCCACTTCGGACACCAGACCCGTCGGTGGAACCCGAAGGTGAAGCGCTTCATCCTCGCCGAGCGCTCGGGTATCCACATCATCGACCTGCAGCAGTCGCTTGCCTACATCGACCGCGCGTACGACTTCGTCAAGGAGACGGTCTCGCACGGTGGCACGATCCTCTTCGTGGGCACCAAGAAGCAGGCGCAGGGCTCCATCGCCGAGCAGGCGACCCGCGTCGGCCAGCCGTACGTCAACCAGCGTTGGCTCGGCGGTCTGCTCACGAACTTCCAGACGGTCTCCAAGCGCCTCGCGCGCATGAAGGAGCTCGAGGAGATCGACTTCGACGACACGACGAAGGGCTTCACCAAGAAGGAGCTCCTCATCAAGAAGCGCGAGCTGGACAAGCTCCACAAGACCCTCGGTGGTATCCGCAACCTCACGCGGACCCCGAGCGCGCTCTGGATCGTCGACACCAAGAAGGAGCACCTCGCCGTCGACGAGGCGCAGAAGCTCGGGATCCCGGTCATCGGCATCCTCGACACCAACTGCGACCCCGACGAGATCGCCTACCCGATCCCGGGCAACGACGACGCGATCCGCTCCGTCGGCCTGCTGACGCGCATCATCGCGGACGCCGCTGCCGAGGGTCTCAAGACCCGCCACAACGGTGGCTCCGACGACGAGGCCGCCGAGCCGCTCGCCGAGTGGGAGCAGGAGCTCCTCGGTGGCGAGTCCGCTGCTCCGGCTGCTGCCGCTGCTGAGACGCCCGTCGAGGAGAACGACGCTGACGCGCAGGTCGCCGCGAAGGAGATCGGCGAGCCGATCGCCGACGAGGCGAAGAACGCCGAGCCGACCGCCGAGGCCGAGGCCGCTGCGGAGACCACCCCCGCCGAGTGA